In Arthrobacter sp. SLBN-112, a genomic segment contains:
- a CDS encoding aspartate aminotransferase family protein, protein MPLMPHPAPHHVEPPLPANDSPDPLEPPALPAGQDFASRLELALGASNHLFNARNSSRYVAQVLQGVNAVATKLERTTRPFTGVEPSELEARVGAVDLDAPLPDTAAALEELDEVYLRDAVYFHDPKYAAHLNCPVVIPALVGEAVLSAVNSSLDTWDQSAGATMIERRLIDWTAQRLHLGATADGIFTSGGSQSNLQALLIARNHAVAGLRQDPARRGLRLPALLDTLRIFASEDSHFSIQKSAAMLGLGFDAVISVPCTPDRRLDPAALAAAMAEARDAGLVPMAVVATAGTTDFGAVDPLAELAALARTSGAWFHVDAAYGGGLMVSGRYRHLLDGTRLADSVTVDFHKTFFQPVSSSALLVRDRAMLRHVTYYADYLNPESAALADIPNQVDKSLQTTRRFDALKLWLTLRVMGADALGALFDEAIDLAGRVGPLLDADDDFELAAPPHLSTLVFRYRPRLASGQRLSEDAADALNPAVRAAVFASGQAVVAGTTVGGHHYLKFTLLNAEATLEDIAGIITLLRRTGAEILRDGAAA, encoded by the coding sequence ATGCCGTTGATGCCACACCCTGCCCCGCATCACGTGGAACCACCGCTTCCCGCGAATGACTCACCAGACCCTCTGGAACCGCCAGCCCTTCCCGCGGGCCAGGACTTCGCCTCCCGGCTGGAACTGGCGCTCGGGGCCAGCAACCACCTCTTCAATGCCAGGAACTCTTCCCGGTACGTGGCGCAGGTCCTGCAGGGTGTCAACGCGGTGGCCACCAAACTGGAGCGGACCACCCGGCCCTTCACCGGCGTCGAACCGTCAGAGCTGGAGGCCCGCGTGGGAGCGGTTGACCTGGATGCCCCGCTGCCGGACACCGCCGCCGCCCTGGAGGAGCTCGATGAGGTCTACCTGCGCGACGCCGTCTACTTCCATGACCCCAAATACGCCGCACACCTCAACTGCCCGGTGGTGATCCCCGCTCTGGTGGGCGAAGCCGTCCTTTCTGCCGTCAACTCCTCATTGGACACCTGGGACCAGAGCGCCGGGGCCACCATGATCGAGCGCCGCCTCATCGACTGGACCGCGCAGCGGCTGCACCTTGGTGCCACCGCGGACGGCATCTTCACCTCCGGCGGCAGCCAGTCCAACCTGCAGGCGCTGCTGATCGCCCGTAACCACGCCGTGGCAGGCCTCCGCCAGGACCCGGCCCGCCGCGGTCTCCGCCTGCCGGCGCTGCTGGATACACTCCGGATCTTCGCGTCCGAGGACAGCCACTTCAGCATCCAAAAATCGGCCGCGATGCTGGGCCTCGGATTCGACGCCGTCATCAGCGTCCCCTGCACGCCGGACCGCCGGCTGGACCCCGCCGCCCTGGCGGCCGCCATGGCGGAAGCGCGCGACGCCGGCCTGGTGCCGATGGCCGTGGTGGCAACCGCCGGGACCACCGACTTTGGCGCGGTGGACCCGCTCGCAGAGCTCGCTGCCCTGGCCCGCACGTCCGGCGCCTGGTTCCACGTCGATGCCGCCTACGGCGGCGGCCTGATGGTCTCCGGCCGGTACCGGCACCTCCTGGACGGAACCCGGCTCGCCGACTCGGTCACAGTGGACTTCCACAAGACCTTCTTCCAGCCCGTCAGTTCCAGCGCGCTGCTGGTCAGGGACCGGGCCATGCTGCGGCACGTCACCTACTACGCCGATTACCTGAACCCCGAAAGCGCCGCCCTCGCGGACATTCCCAACCAGGTGGACAAGAGCCTCCAGACCACCCGCCGCTTCGACGCCCTCAAACTGTGGCTGACGCTCCGCGTCATGGGGGCGGACGCCCTCGGCGCGCTGTTCGACGAAGCCATCGACCTCGCCGGGCGCGTGGGCCCGCTCCTGGACGCCGATGACGACTTCGAGCTCGCCGCACCGCCGCATCTCAGCACCCTCGTGTTCCGCTACCGCCCGCGGCTGGCCAGTGGGCAGCGGCTCAGTGAAGACGCCGCGGATGCGCTCAACCCGGCAGTGCGCGCGGCGGTCTTCGCTTCCGGCCAGGCAGTGGTTGCCGGCACCACAGTGGGCGGCCACCATTACCTGAAATTCACCCTCCTCAATGCCGAGGCCACGCTCGAGGACATCGCCGGAATCATCACGCTCCTGCGCCGCACCGGCGCGGAAATCCTGCGGGACGGAGCCGCCGCATGA
- a CDS encoding GNAT family N-acetyltransferase has translation MTENTMSTEDKFTPNVTLRRNDADHRYELLVDGRLAVQAFFHDLPGHIDFTHTETGQDFEGQGLGKVLAHFALDDVVATGKRIIPHCPFMSSYLRKHEGYEQFVDWPER, from the coding sequence ATGACCGAGAACACCATGTCCACAGAGGATAAGTTCACCCCCAACGTCACCTTGAGGCGCAACGACGCGGACCACCGGTATGAACTCCTGGTGGACGGCAGGCTCGCCGTCCAGGCCTTTTTCCACGACCTGCCAGGTCACATCGATTTCACCCACACCGAGACGGGCCAGGACTTCGAGGGGCAAGGGCTGGGCAAGGTGCTGGCCCATTTTGCCCTGGATGACGTGGTGGCCACCGGCAAACGCATCATTCCGCACTGCCCGTTCATGTCCAGCTACCTCCGCAAGCACGAGGGCTACGAGCAGTTCGTGGATTGGCCCGAGCGCTGA
- a CDS encoding DUF1304 domain-containing protein — MILASLFFAFLAAALHVFIFTMESVTWTRPATWKRFSIGSQEHAEITRPLAYNQGFYNLFLAVGALIGIGLVAFGAGPAQDVAGWTLVFSSCGSMLLAAVVLALSGRKYLRAAATQGVTPLLAVVLGLVAVLQ; from the coding sequence ATGATCCTGGCCTCCCTCTTTTTTGCCTTCCTTGCTGCGGCGCTGCACGTTTTCATCTTCACCATGGAATCCGTGACCTGGACACGGCCCGCCACCTGGAAACGCTTCAGCATCGGGTCCCAGGAGCATGCCGAGATCACCAGGCCGCTGGCGTACAACCAGGGGTTCTACAACCTGTTCCTGGCGGTCGGGGCCTTGATTGGAATCGGCCTGGTGGCGTTCGGGGCCGGGCCCGCGCAGGATGTGGCCGGCTGGACCCTGGTGTTTTCCAGCTGCGGCTCCATGCTCCTGGCGGCCGTGGTCCTGGCCCTCAGCGGCCGCAAGTACCTCCGCGCGGCCGCCACCCAGGGCGTAACGCCGCTGCTCGCCGTCGTCCTGGGCCTGGTGGCGGTCCTGCAATAG
- a CDS encoding class II fructose-bisphosphate aldolase, producing MRTRLDHLVTSALQQGSAVPAFTCYDFTTALAVVAAAEEAGRGAILLVAPKTAATANGLRLIAALRTLADTAAVPVAVQLDHASDLKVMADAVAAGADSVLADGSSLPCEDNIALVRAARALLGADVVLEAELGGLAGDEDRAFSADQFGADVAGLTDSAQVEDFVSRTGAELLAVAVGNVHGKYKGEPRLRWDVLQDIAARVHIPLVLHGASGIPAGELVKAAAMNVGKVNFNTELRTGVLATLQDQLPDHRADGENLQGLLARWNHSAKEFATATLATLAR from the coding sequence ATGCGTACCCGACTGGACCACCTGGTCACCTCCGCCCTGCAGCAGGGTTCCGCTGTGCCGGCCTTCACCTGCTACGACTTCACCACCGCGCTGGCCGTGGTGGCCGCCGCAGAGGAAGCAGGACGCGGCGCCATCCTGCTGGTGGCGCCCAAGACCGCCGCCACCGCGAACGGGCTCCGGCTCATCGCGGCGCTCCGCACCCTGGCGGATACCGCCGCGGTGCCGGTGGCAGTGCAGCTTGACCACGCCAGCGACCTGAAGGTGATGGCCGACGCCGTCGCGGCAGGGGCGGATTCCGTCCTCGCCGACGGTTCGTCCCTTCCCTGCGAGGACAACATTGCCCTGGTCCGGGCGGCCCGTGCCCTGCTGGGCGCCGACGTGGTGCTCGAAGCGGAACTTGGCGGCCTGGCCGGCGACGAGGACCGCGCCTTTTCCGCCGACCAGTTCGGCGCGGACGTTGCGGGCCTGACTGACTCCGCGCAGGTGGAGGACTTCGTGTCCCGCACCGGCGCGGAACTGCTCGCCGTGGCCGTGGGCAATGTCCACGGCAAGTACAAGGGCGAGCCGCGGCTGCGGTGGGATGTGCTCCAGGACATTGCGGCGCGCGTCCACATTCCGCTGGTGCTGCACGGTGCCTCCGGCATCCCCGCCGGGGAACTGGTCAAAGCCGCGGCGATGAACGTTGGCAAGGTCAACTTCAACACCGAACTGAGGACCGGCGTGCTGGCCACCCTCCAGGACCAGCTGCCCGACCACCGCGCGGACGGCGAAAACCTGCAGGGCCTGCTGGCCCGGTGGAACCACTCCGCCAAGGAATTCGCCACCGCAACGCTGGCCACGCTGGCGCGGTAG
- a CDS encoding GntP family transporter, translated as MNHLMSPLIQRAADAPAIKPAVELGTPVLLTIAAVGIAILLVMIIRFKIQAFVALLTVSILVAVAATIPLQDIFTVVSSGVGSTMGKVAILIALGAVLGRMIEVSGGVQSLADHFTRKLGARRVAVALTAVGFLVAIPVFFEVGIIVLVPIVYAFAKIAKVHPVKFGLPMAGIMLSIHVAVPPHPGIVAGAGVLGADIGLIALISLLICVPLGFLSYWVASIMNRKDYELLPAVKTQVEEFGSDSLVKVGHDGPGAAAIAPPRPGLIIFLIAAPIVQILLGTVGTLVIPKSDPLYGLASFIGNPFLALLVAVALSFFLLAVRRGWSFRETGEIFEGSLPPIASILMVVAAGGVFGNVLQVSGIGGALSKTLDTLGVPLLLLGFIISLALRAAQGSATVAIVTTTGLLSAAVSGGGYSPAQIAVIVIAIGFGALGLSHVTDAGFWVVVRYYGLTVSDGLKTWTVLTTILGLAGFALTFVAWILVGGLGV; from the coding sequence GTGAACCACCTGATGAGTCCGCTGATACAGCGGGCGGCCGACGCTCCGGCCATTAAGCCCGCCGTTGAGCTGGGCACCCCGGTACTCCTCACCATCGCAGCGGTGGGCATCGCCATCCTGCTGGTGATGATCATCCGTTTCAAGATCCAGGCCTTCGTGGCCCTGCTCACGGTCAGCATCCTGGTTGCCGTGGCCGCCACCATCCCGCTGCAGGACATCTTCACAGTGGTCTCCAGCGGCGTGGGCAGCACCATGGGCAAGGTCGCCATCCTGATCGCGCTCGGCGCCGTGCTGGGCCGCATGATCGAGGTCTCCGGCGGCGTCCAGTCCCTCGCGGACCACTTCACCCGCAAGCTCGGCGCCCGCCGGGTGGCGGTGGCGCTGACCGCCGTCGGCTTCCTGGTGGCCATCCCGGTCTTCTTCGAAGTGGGCATCATCGTGCTGGTGCCCATCGTCTACGCCTTCGCCAAGATCGCCAAGGTCCACCCGGTGAAGTTCGGCCTGCCCATGGCCGGCATCATGCTCTCCATCCACGTCGCCGTCCCGCCGCACCCCGGAATCGTTGCCGGCGCCGGCGTGCTCGGCGCCGACATCGGACTGATCGCCCTGATCTCGCTGCTGATCTGCGTACCGCTGGGCTTCCTTTCCTACTGGGTGGCCTCCATCATGAACCGCAAGGACTACGAACTCCTGCCGGCCGTGAAGACCCAGGTGGAGGAGTTCGGCTCCGACTCGCTGGTCAAGGTGGGCCACGACGGCCCCGGTGCCGCCGCCATTGCACCGCCGCGGCCGGGCCTGATCATCTTCCTGATCGCCGCCCCGATCGTGCAGATCCTGCTCGGCACGGTTGGCACGCTCGTGATCCCCAAGAGCGATCCCCTGTACGGCCTGGCATCCTTCATCGGCAACCCGTTCCTGGCCCTCCTGGTGGCCGTGGCGCTGTCCTTCTTCCTGCTGGCCGTCCGCCGCGGCTGGTCCTTCCGGGAAACCGGCGAAATCTTCGAAGGCTCCCTCCCGCCCATCGCCTCCATCCTGATGGTGGTGGCCGCCGGCGGCGTGTTCGGCAACGTGCTGCAGGTCTCGGGCATCGGCGGGGCACTCTCCAAGACGCTGGACACGCTCGGCGTGCCGCTGCTGCTGCTCGGCTTCATCATTTCCCTGGCACTGCGTGCCGCCCAGGGTTCGGCCACAGTGGCCATCGTGACCACCACCGGCCTGCTGTCCGCAGCGGTCAGCGGTGGCGGCTACAGCCCTGCACAGATCGCCGTGATCGTGATCGCCATCGGCTTCGGCGCCCTGGGCCTGTCCCACGTAACAGACGCCGGCTTCTGGGTGGTGGTGCGCTACTACGGCCTGACCGTCTCCGACGGCCTGAAGACGTGGACCGTCCTGACCACCATCCTGGGCCTGGCCGGCTTCGCGCTGACCTTCGTAGCCTGGATCCTGGTGGGAGGCCTGGGCGTCTGA
- a CDS encoding NAD(P)-dependent oxidoreductase → MTSNYTVTVLGLGAMGLPMATRLASQLTVHGFDIAEPRLELAREAGIATFTTAREAAKGANAVLLAVRNGEQLNDVLFGENGVASVLEPGAVVILGSTVGTDAIPATVAKLAEYGVDLVDAPLSGGPKRAGEGDLLIVVGASPEARAKAAPALDLLASTLTVVGDNPGDGQAVKTVNQLLCGVHIAAAAEALALADALGLDQAKTLAALEAGAAGSFMLSNRGPRILEAYNEEGAEVLSRLDIFVKDMGIVGKATRAAGLAAPVAAAAEQLYLLGQAQGLAAADDSAVIKVVAPAKRTK, encoded by the coding sequence ATGACCAGCAACTACACCGTCACCGTCCTGGGCCTCGGCGCCATGGGCCTGCCCATGGCCACCCGCCTGGCCTCGCAGCTGACCGTCCACGGCTTCGACATCGCCGAGCCCCGCCTGGAGCTCGCCCGGGAAGCCGGCATCGCCACCTTCACCACGGCCCGCGAAGCCGCCAAGGGTGCCAACGCCGTCCTCCTGGCCGTCCGTAACGGCGAACAGCTCAATGACGTCCTCTTCGGCGAAAACGGCGTGGCCTCGGTCCTCGAGCCGGGCGCCGTCGTCATCCTCGGCAGCACCGTGGGCACCGACGCCATCCCCGCCACCGTGGCCAAGCTGGCCGAATACGGCGTGGACCTGGTGGACGCCCCGCTCTCCGGCGGCCCCAAGCGCGCCGGCGAAGGCGACCTGCTGATCGTCGTCGGCGCTTCCCCCGAAGCCCGCGCAAAGGCCGCACCGGCCCTGGACCTGCTCGCCTCCACCCTCACCGTGGTGGGCGACAACCCCGGCGACGGCCAGGCCGTGAAGACCGTCAACCAGCTCCTCTGCGGCGTCCACATCGCCGCCGCCGCCGAGGCCCTGGCCCTGGCCGACGCGCTGGGACTGGACCAGGCCAAGACCCTCGCCGCCCTCGAAGCCGGCGCCGCCGGTTCCTTCATGCTCTCCAACCGCGGCCCGCGCATCCTCGAGGCCTACAACGAGGAAGGCGCCGAGGTCCTGTCCCGCCTGGACATCTTCGTCAAGGACATGGGCATCGTGGGCAAAGCCACCCGCGCCGCCGGCCTGGCAGCCCCCGTTGCCGCCGCCGCCGAGCAGCTGTACCTGCTGGGCCAGGCCCAAGGCCTCGCCGCCGCTGATGACTCCGCCGTCATCAAGGTGGTCGCCCCCGCCAAGCGCACCAAGTAA
- a CDS encoding four-carbon acid sugar kinase family protein → MTLEADLLAAYPADMEIPAGLVAGSLAASNAEVPRVLVVLDDDPTGTQSVADLPVLTRWDVEDFTWAFSQGKPAVYVLTNTRSLDPAEAAARNEEVVRNALTAAGSPESLRLGFVSRSDSTLRGHFPLEPDVIAATVAEVSGEKTDGVVLVPAFPDAGRLTIGGVHYMRGTGEAKGTVVPVSETEFAKDATFGFSTSVMADYVAEKSQGRFPADSVIALDLNIIRAGASAQDPAISAKAIADAIEPATDSTPIVADIVTENDFRALALGLEEAERRGKKLLYRVGPPFVRGRIGQEVRAALTADEAYAGNTPSEAGGLIVVGSHVGLTTRQLNVLTAEHSSARIIEIDVEKLLGAETEAGAHLDQTVDAVIEALRAGDVIVHTSRLLIKTDDPAESLRIARTVSAAVVDVVNRTLKTFPPRFVIAKGGITSSDVAAHGLEIRHGIVRGPMLPGIVSLWEPVDGPAKGIPYIVFAGNVGDDDSLAQVTRKLSSTF, encoded by the coding sequence GTGACGCTTGAAGCAGACCTTCTGGCCGCCTATCCGGCAGACATGGAGATCCCGGCAGGGCTTGTTGCCGGCTCGCTGGCCGCTTCCAACGCGGAGGTTCCCCGCGTCCTGGTAGTGCTCGACGACGACCCCACCGGCACCCAGTCCGTGGCAGACCTGCCCGTGCTCACCAGGTGGGACGTGGAAGACTTCACGTGGGCCTTTAGCCAGGGAAAGCCCGCGGTTTACGTCCTCACCAACACCCGCAGCCTCGACCCTGCCGAAGCCGCAGCCCGCAACGAGGAAGTGGTCCGCAACGCCCTCACCGCGGCAGGATCGCCGGAATCCCTGCGGTTGGGTTTCGTCAGCCGCAGCGACTCCACCCTCCGCGGCCACTTCCCGCTGGAGCCGGACGTCATCGCGGCCACCGTTGCCGAGGTCAGCGGAGAGAAGACCGACGGCGTGGTCCTGGTTCCCGCGTTCCCCGACGCCGGCCGGCTCACCATCGGCGGCGTCCACTACATGCGCGGCACCGGTGAGGCCAAGGGCACCGTGGTCCCCGTCTCCGAGACCGAGTTCGCCAAGGACGCCACGTTCGGTTTCAGCACGTCCGTCATGGCCGACTACGTCGCTGAGAAATCCCAGGGCAGGTTCCCCGCGGACTCAGTGATCGCCCTGGACCTGAACATCATCCGGGCCGGCGCCTCTGCCCAGGACCCGGCCATCTCTGCCAAAGCCATCGCGGATGCGATCGAGCCCGCCACCGACTCCACCCCGATCGTGGCGGACATCGTTACCGAAAACGACTTCCGTGCCCTGGCACTGGGCCTTGAAGAGGCTGAACGCCGCGGCAAGAAACTTCTCTACCGTGTTGGCCCCCCGTTCGTTCGCGGCCGTATCGGCCAGGAAGTCCGCGCTGCGCTCACGGCCGACGAGGCCTACGCAGGGAACACCCCATCGGAGGCGGGCGGCCTGATCGTTGTTGGCTCGCACGTCGGCCTCACCACCCGCCAGCTCAACGTCCTCACCGCCGAACACAGCTCGGCGCGCATCATCGAGATCGACGTCGAGAAGCTCCTCGGCGCCGAAACCGAAGCCGGCGCACACCTGGACCAGACCGTGGACGCCGTCATCGAGGCCCTGCGCGCCGGCGACGTCATCGTCCACACCAGCCGCCTGCTGATCAAGACGGACGACCCCGCCGAAAGCCTGCGGATCGCACGGACCGTCTCCGCCGCCGTCGTGGACGTGGTCAACCGCACCCTGAAGACCTTCCCGCCACGTTTCGTCATCGCCAAGGGCGGGATCACGTCCTCCGACGTCGCAGCCCACGGCCTGGAAATCCGGCACGGCATCGTCCGCGGCCCCATGCTCCCGGGCATCGTCAGCCTCTGGGAGCCGGTGGACGGCCCCGCCAAAGGCATCCCCTACATCGTGTTCGCCGGCAACGTGGGCGACGACGATTCCCTGGCCCAGGTCACCCGCAAACTCAGCAGCACCTTCTAA
- a CDS encoding FadR/GntR family transcriptional regulator — protein MARKSLVGIVADELLDRIIEGEFPPGATVPGELELSARHEVSRMTVREAMKTLQAQQILSVERGRGTFVNPLSRWTSLEAVLRAASEGKNDAAASIQLIELRRMLETGACELAAGRISEEDIASLFAYVSAMKAANSINDVAAFVEADLGFHDLILRAAGNVFVSVLFEPLHRVLEKRRAETSAVPAIQEHAIGHHQNIAEALESRDPVRSRTAMDLHMQQTLDDLRNLVLPAK, from the coding sequence ATGGCAAGGAAATCGCTGGTGGGCATCGTGGCCGACGAGCTGCTGGACCGCATCATCGAAGGCGAGTTCCCGCCAGGCGCCACCGTTCCGGGCGAACTGGAACTCAGCGCCCGCCACGAGGTCAGCCGGATGACGGTCCGCGAAGCGATGAAGACGCTCCAGGCCCAACAGATCCTCAGCGTCGAACGTGGCCGGGGGACGTTCGTCAACCCCCTGAGCCGCTGGACATCACTGGAGGCCGTGCTCCGGGCAGCGTCAGAGGGCAAGAACGACGCCGCTGCCTCCATCCAGCTCATCGAGCTCCGCCGGATGCTGGAAACCGGAGCCTGCGAACTTGCCGCCGGACGAATCTCGGAGGAGGACATCGCCTCCCTGTTCGCGTACGTCTCGGCTATGAAGGCCGCCAACAGCATCAATGACGTCGCAGCTTTCGTGGAGGCCGATCTCGGCTTCCACGACCTCATCCTGCGCGCCGCCGGGAACGTATTCGTCTCTGTCCTGTTCGAGCCGCTGCACCGTGTCCTGGAGAAGCGCCGGGCGGAGACGTCGGCAGTTCCTGCAATCCAGGAACACGCTATCGGGCACCACCAGAACATCGCCGAGGCCCTGGAGTCCCGCGACCCCGTCCGCTCCCGCACGGCCATGGACCTGCACATGCAGCAGACGCTGGACGACCTGCGGAACCTGGTCCTGCCGGCCAAGTAG
- a CDS encoding dodecin — translation MSNHTYSISEIVGTSTEGVDDAVRNGIAKASQTLRNLDWFEVKEVRGHLEDGKVADWQVTIKLGFRLEDH, via the coding sequence TTGTCCAACCACACGTACAGCATTTCTGAAATTGTCGGCACCTCCACCGAGGGCGTGGACGACGCCGTCCGGAACGGTATCGCCAAGGCATCGCAGACCCTGCGGAACCTCGACTGGTTCGAGGTCAAGGAAGTCCGGGGCCACCTCGAAGACGGCAAGGTGGCGGACTGGCAGGTAACCATCAAGCTCGGCTTCCGCCTGGAAGATCACTGA
- a CDS encoding helix-turn-helix transcriptional regulator has product MGQSAEFGKFLKAMRSRLSPEVAGTGPSTGARRVPGLRREEVARLAGVSTDYYVRLEQGRNIHPSRTVLDAVARALRLDSSEHAHMLDLLENCAGGPREAGGSAAQGVRPSLRQLLDAVGEVPAMVLGRRSDVLAGNRMAFLLFTDFPALPPAERNLTRWTILDPAARELFRDWKTVAAEAAGSLRVDVGRHPNDPQANHLVGELAVNSEHFRQWWAGHRVATRAAGTVRLHHPEVGDLELNFENLVLPEDPDQTLRVYSARPGSPSSDALALLGSLGAPASSAGARDTGSARDAAAVAEGGQAD; this is encoded by the coding sequence ATGGGTCAAAGCGCCGAGTTCGGAAAATTCCTCAAAGCCATGCGGTCCCGGCTGAGTCCGGAGGTTGCCGGAACGGGTCCCAGCACCGGTGCCCGCAGGGTTCCGGGCCTGCGCCGGGAGGAAGTGGCCCGGCTGGCCGGGGTCAGTACCGACTACTACGTCCGGCTCGAGCAGGGCCGCAACATCCACCCCTCACGCACTGTGCTGGACGCGGTGGCCCGGGCGCTGCGGCTGGACAGCAGCGAGCACGCACACATGCTGGACCTGCTTGAGAACTGTGCGGGCGGCCCCCGTGAGGCCGGGGGCTCCGCCGCGCAGGGGGTCCGGCCGTCGCTGCGGCAGCTCCTCGACGCGGTGGGGGAGGTACCCGCCATGGTGCTGGGCCGGCGCAGCGATGTCCTGGCCGGCAACCGGATGGCATTCCTGCTGTTCACCGATTTCCCTGCGCTGCCTCCCGCTGAGCGGAACCTCACCCGCTGGACCATCCTTGACCCTGCGGCACGGGAGCTCTTCAGGGACTGGAAAACGGTGGCTGCCGAGGCCGCCGGGTCCCTTCGGGTGGACGTGGGGCGGCACCCCAACGATCCGCAGGCCAACCACCTGGTGGGCGAGCTGGCCGTGAACAGCGAGCATTTCCGCCAGTGGTGGGCAGGGCACCGGGTGGCTACGAGGGCGGCAGGAACGGTCCGGCTGCACCACCCCGAGGTGGGCGACCTGGAACTGAACTTTGAGAACCTGGTGCTGCCGGAGGACCCCGACCAGACGCTCCGGGTGTACTCCGCACGGCCGGGCTCGCCGTCGTCGGACGCGCTGGCGCTGCTGGGCAGCCTGGGTGCACCCGCCAGCAGCGCCGGTGCGCGCGACACCGGCAGTGCGCGGGACGCAGCCGCGGTGGCCGAGGGCGGCCAAGCGGACTGA
- a CDS encoding aldo/keto reductase, translating to MQYTHLGRSGLKVSRLCLGTMNFGPQTEEADAHSIMDSAHASGINFFDTANVYGGADHRGWTEEIIGRWFAKGGERREHTVLATKLYGTMTDRPNESKLSALNIRRALDASLKRLQTDYIDVYQFHHIDRDTPWDEIWQAIDVAVQQGKILYSGSSNFAGWHIAQAQEAARRRNYNGLVSEQSIYNLFMRQVELEVIPAAQQYGLGLIPWSPLQGGLLGGVLKKERQGVRRTEGRAAETLKKHEDQIRQYEDFADELGHEPGDVALAWLLHQPAVTAPIVGPRTQEQLDAAIRALDVTLDADALKRLDDIFPGHRTAPEDYAW from the coding sequence ATGCAGTACACCCATCTGGGCCGCTCCGGCCTCAAAGTCTCCCGCCTCTGCCTTGGCACCATGAACTTCGGACCGCAGACGGAGGAAGCGGACGCCCACAGCATCATGGACTCCGCCCACGCGTCCGGCATCAACTTCTTCGACACCGCCAACGTATACGGCGGGGCGGACCACCGCGGCTGGACCGAGGAGATCATTGGTCGCTGGTTCGCCAAGGGCGGCGAGCGCCGCGAGCACACCGTCCTGGCCACCAAGCTGTACGGCACCATGACGGACCGGCCCAACGAATCCAAGCTGTCGGCGCTGAACATCCGCCGGGCGTTGGATGCGAGCCTCAAGCGGTTGCAGACGGACTACATCGATGTGTACCAGTTCCACCACATCGACCGTGACACGCCCTGGGACGAGATCTGGCAGGCCATCGACGTGGCAGTGCAGCAAGGAAAGATCCTGTACTCGGGCAGCAGCAACTTCGCCGGCTGGCACATCGCCCAGGCCCAGGAAGCGGCGCGGCGGCGGAATTACAACGGACTGGTCAGCGAGCAGTCCATCTACAACCTGTTCATGCGCCAGGTGGAACTGGAAGTCATCCCGGCGGCCCAGCAGTACGGCCTGGGCCTGATCCCCTGGTCGCCGCTGCAGGGTGGCCTGCTGGGCGGCGTGCTGAAGAAGGAACGCCAGGGCGTGCGGCGCACCGAAGGACGCGCCGCCGAGACCCTGAAGAAGCATGAGGACCAGATCCGCCAGTACGAGGACTTCGCCGACGAACTGGGGCACGAACCCGGCGACGTGGCACTGGCCTGGCTGCTGCACCAGCCCGCCGTGACCGCCCCGATCGTGGGCCCGCGCACGCAGGAACAACTGGATGCCGCCATCCGCGCCCTGGACGTCACCCTCGACGCAGACGCGCTCAAGCGGCTGGACGACATCTTCCCCGGGCATCGCACGGCACCGGAAGACTACGCGTGGTGA